Proteins encoded within one genomic window of Terriglobus sp. TAA 43:
- a CDS encoding ABC transporter permease: protein MFQDLRDALRQLRKAPGFTTTVILTLALGIGATTAIFTLVHQVMLKSLPVTKPEELWRIGDKIRCCNWGGYTQGDDNNFSLFSWEAYNYFRGHSPEFSDLAALQAGNAQLGVRRAGAHTPVDTRNGQYVSGNFFRTFGIQPWIGRLLTDSDDKEGAPLVAVMSYRVWQQKYGADPSVVGSTFQVNGYAFTIIGVAPPGFYGARLSGWGMPDFWLPIASEQALPGTQARMKKPRAAYLDIIGRVRPGVDSHQLEARLRVELHEWLASHVPEMEPGELQLWQKQTVHLIPGGDGVTSMRADYKDGLKLLFIAASCVLLVACGNLANLMLARGLKDRAQIAIRIAMGASRARLIRKALVETVTLAVIGGVCGIAVAIWGARLILYLAVQIGGRDNYVPISATPSWPVLLFALGVSVFTGLLFGVAPAWLTSHADPAEALRGANRSVGSNRSVTQKTLVIGQVAMSIVLLSAAALLGRSLSNLKNQDFGFEHRGRYVAWINPTLSNLKPEQMEPLYRQINERLLAIPGVRSVAPALYAPMTGDSWNEGIRVQGQPEPDPKSDSSAGWARITPSFFDTLGAKMALGRAFTEEDTATTRHVAVVNQAFANRFLKGQNPIGQHFGEDRLKYSGTFEIVGVARDIRYMTWGYKEPVRPMFWVPEAQAVQYDDPNFTDGDRWSHYLYNIVLWAPNNPPALEENVRKALASVNSELVLNGVDPYTSVVNADFQQQNMIATLTTLFGILGLLLAAIGLYGVMSYIVEQRTSEIGLRMAVGANRSDIVRMILRGSMWQIIIGLGIGIPLAILAGKLLKDQLFNVHPWDPIMLASAALLLSVSAFLASALPARRAAGVDPMIALRNEG, encoded by the coding sequence ATGTTCCAAGATTTGCGCGACGCGCTACGCCAGCTTCGGAAGGCTCCAGGATTCACTACGACCGTTATCTTGACGCTCGCCCTGGGGATTGGGGCCACGACCGCGATCTTCACCCTCGTTCACCAAGTCATGCTCAAGTCGCTCCCCGTGACCAAACCGGAGGAGCTTTGGCGTATTGGCGACAAGATCCGCTGCTGCAACTGGGGTGGCTATACCCAGGGCGACGACAATAATTTCTCGCTCTTTTCCTGGGAAGCTTATAACTACTTCCGCGGCCACAGCCCGGAGTTCTCAGACCTTGCCGCATTGCAAGCCGGGAACGCCCAGCTCGGTGTCCGGCGCGCGGGAGCCCACACTCCTGTCGACACGCGCAATGGCCAGTACGTCTCTGGAAACTTCTTCCGGACCTTCGGTATCCAGCCCTGGATCGGCCGCCTCCTTACCGATTCCGATGACAAAGAGGGTGCACCGCTTGTCGCGGTCATGAGTTATCGCGTCTGGCAGCAGAAATATGGTGCTGATCCGTCCGTTGTTGGATCCACCTTCCAGGTCAACGGCTACGCCTTCACCATCATTGGCGTGGCCCCGCCTGGTTTCTATGGCGCGCGACTCTCCGGCTGGGGTATGCCCGATTTCTGGCTGCCAATCGCTTCGGAACAGGCGCTTCCCGGGACTCAGGCACGTATGAAGAAACCGCGGGCTGCCTATCTGGACATCATCGGGCGTGTTCGACCCGGTGTTGATTCGCATCAACTGGAAGCCAGACTCCGCGTTGAACTCCATGAATGGCTCGCCAGCCATGTGCCCGAGATGGAACCGGGTGAGTTGCAGCTTTGGCAGAAGCAGACAGTTCATCTCATTCCGGGTGGAGATGGCGTTACCTCCATGCGAGCCGATTACAAAGATGGTCTCAAGCTTCTCTTTATTGCTGCGAGCTGCGTGCTTCTTGTGGCTTGTGGCAACCTCGCCAATCTCATGCTTGCCCGCGGCCTGAAGGATCGTGCGCAGATCGCTATCCGCATTGCCATGGGAGCTTCTCGCGCACGCCTCATTCGTAAGGCTCTCGTTGAGACTGTGACACTCGCCGTCATCGGCGGAGTGTGCGGCATCGCCGTCGCCATCTGGGGTGCGCGACTGATCCTCTATCTCGCTGTTCAAATCGGCGGCAGGGACAACTATGTTCCGATCAGCGCTACGCCTTCCTGGCCCGTTCTACTTTTTGCGCTCGGTGTCTCTGTGTTCACGGGGCTACTCTTCGGCGTTGCACCCGCTTGGCTGACATCGCACGCCGATCCCGCCGAAGCACTACGCGGGGCCAACCGTTCTGTTGGGAGCAACCGCTCGGTGACGCAGAAGACGCTTGTTATCGGTCAAGTGGCCATGTCGATTGTCCTGCTTTCCGCCGCCGCGCTGCTCGGTCGAAGCCTGAGCAATCTCAAGAACCAGGATTTTGGATTTGAGCACCGCGGCCGCTACGTCGCGTGGATTAATCCCACGCTTTCCAACCTTAAGCCGGAGCAGATGGAGCCGCTTTATCGGCAGATCAACGAGCGACTCCTTGCTATTCCCGGCGTGCGCTCCGTTGCGCCCGCACTTTACGCGCCTATGACGGGCGACAGTTGGAACGAAGGCATTCGCGTGCAGGGGCAACCCGAGCCTGATCCCAAATCAGACTCCAGCGCCGGCTGGGCTCGTATCACTCCCAGCTTCTTTGACACTCTCGGCGCAAAGATGGCTCTTGGCCGCGCTTTCACAGAGGAGGATACCGCTACTACCCGCCACGTTGCCGTCGTCAACCAGGCCTTTGCCAACCGCTTTCTCAAGGGGCAAAACCCTATTGGCCAGCACTTCGGCGAGGACCGCCTTAAATACTCCGGGACATTCGAGATCGTTGGCGTTGCCCGCGATATCCGTTACATGACGTGGGGCTATAAAGAGCCAGTCCGTCCCATGTTCTGGGTTCCAGAGGCGCAGGCCGTGCAATACGACGATCCCAACTTCACCGATGGCGACCGCTGGTCTCATTACCTCTACAACATAGTTCTCTGGGCGCCCAACAATCCGCCCGCCCTGGAAGAGAACGTCCGCAAAGCTCTTGCCAGCGTGAATTCTGAACTCGTGCTCAACGGAGTCGATCCTTATACCTCGGTCGTCAACGCCGACTTTCAGCAACAGAACATGATCGCCACACTCACCACACTGTTCGGCATTCTCGGCCTACTACTCGCCGCCATTGGACTGTACGGAGTGATGTCCTACATCGTGGAACAACGTACCAGCGAAATTGGTCTTCGTATGGCTGTTGGTGCGAACCGTTCCGACATTGTTCGCATGATTCTGCGCGGCTCCATGTGGCAGATCATCATCGGCCTGGGGATTGGTATCCCTCTTGCCATCCTTGCCGGCAAACTCCTCAAGGATCAGCTTTTCAACGTCCATCCCTGGGACCCGATCATGCTTGCCTCGGCGGCTCTCCTTCTATCCGTTTCTGCATTCTTAGCTTCAGCTCTTCCCGCGCGCCGAGCTGCAGGGGTTGATCCGATGATTGCCCTCCGCAACGAAGGCTAG
- a CDS encoding heparinase II/III family protein yields the protein MHRIFKPAALAAFLLCASHIAQAQSLFLSPSDIAARKQLAQQQPWAKASLDLLLKEADDFPSSYEKRFGTPDAAPPPEGGAWLHWYACPESGRPLQFRPPDQNICPDTGKNFTGYPYDHVVYQLRNDALAEAAVASALAYQFTKKSVYAQNAANILKDYARVYPKYTLHDINNKPGPNGGMAYAQTLDESIWLIKIAWTYDLIRDANVLTVAQQQSIEHDVLRASAAVVLKAHKEPTMNIQSWINAGAAAVGFTLNDQPLITEAIDGPIGFRYQMQHFVHEGFWAEGAWGYQFYAMRALTMTAQMASRKGMDLWKQEPNLLALFHSPLGVLLPDGSLPAFNDSGSPDLYGQSFLYEVAYAATRDPILLNVIEHGARGDREAFFFGAPQLPKAAAPRLTSAVFPEAGYATLRSSTSDLTAIMKFGPHGGGHGHYDKLNFVLFSHGITLAEDPGTHFYGLPIHKEWDAMTIAHNTISVDGQRQAQATGKLMDWHVGDGWTAVRADAGPVYTEASLQRTILLTSGYILIIDRCQSKDGKPHTFDWAYHNVGTETMTSSVEMKPYSFSTTNGYQRLLNVMHGETAADIGLRFVAERQPSAANGESNSTPATYDSAPRHPSTEIAHAQLTLQMLGAPATEVFTGSAPSRESGSVPFVIARRVGTSVTFATLLTTSGQTSSAGNPAAKLRTTADGGFQIETTQGTDSFSPESFKFLHTSR from the coding sequence ATGCATCGCATCTTCAAGCCCGCTGCTCTCGCTGCATTCCTCTTGTGTGCGTCTCACATTGCGCAGGCACAGTCCCTCTTCCTCTCCCCATCCGACATCGCAGCACGCAAGCAGCTTGCGCAACAACAACCCTGGGCCAAGGCAAGTCTGGATCTACTTCTGAAAGAGGCGGACGACTTCCCCTCGTCATACGAGAAGCGCTTTGGGACGCCCGACGCTGCACCACCGCCTGAAGGTGGAGCATGGCTGCATTGGTATGCCTGTCCTGAAAGCGGTCGGCCATTGCAGTTTCGCCCACCCGATCAAAACATCTGCCCAGATACTGGCAAGAACTTTACCGGCTACCCGTACGATCACGTCGTCTACCAGCTACGCAACGATGCGCTGGCTGAAGCCGCAGTAGCTTCTGCGCTCGCCTACCAGTTCACAAAGAAATCTGTGTACGCGCAGAACGCTGCGAACATTTTGAAAGATTACGCGCGTGTGTATCCCAAGTACACGCTGCATGACATCAACAACAAGCCCGGCCCGAACGGCGGCATGGCTTATGCGCAAACGCTCGATGAATCTATCTGGCTCATCAAGATTGCGTGGACATACGACCTCATCCGCGATGCGAACGTACTCACTGTTGCCCAGCAGCAAAGCATCGAACACGATGTCCTGCGTGCCTCTGCCGCTGTCGTATTGAAAGCTCACAAGGAACCCACGATGAACATTCAGTCGTGGATCAACGCAGGCGCCGCAGCAGTCGGCTTCACGCTGAATGATCAGCCGCTCATCACCGAGGCCATCGACGGCCCCATCGGCTTCCGCTATCAGATGCAGCACTTCGTCCACGAAGGCTTTTGGGCCGAGGGTGCCTGGGGCTATCAGTTCTATGCCATGCGCGCACTCACGATGACCGCGCAGATGGCATCACGCAAAGGCATGGATCTGTGGAAGCAGGAGCCGAATCTACTCGCACTCTTCCATTCCCCATTGGGTGTGCTTCTACCAGATGGAAGCTTACCCGCCTTCAACGACAGCGGCTCACCGGACCTGTACGGCCAGTCGTTTCTCTACGAAGTTGCATATGCTGCAACACGCGATCCCATTCTTCTCAACGTCATTGAGCACGGCGCGCGCGGTGATCGCGAGGCCTTCTTCTTCGGTGCACCGCAACTTCCAAAAGCAGCAGCTCCTCGGCTCACAAGCGCAGTCTTCCCAGAAGCTGGTTATGCAACCTTGCGCTCATCGACAAGCGATCTGACAGCCATCATGAAGTTCGGTCCGCACGGCGGAGGACACGGCCACTACGACAAGCTGAACTTCGTGTTGTTCTCTCACGGCATTACGCTCGCCGAAGATCCCGGCACGCACTTCTACGGTTTGCCTATTCACAAGGAATGGGATGCGATGACCATCGCGCACAACACCATCTCCGTCGACGGACAGCGACAGGCACAAGCCACCGGCAAGCTGATGGACTGGCACGTTGGAGATGGCTGGACTGCCGTTCGCGCAGATGCAGGCCCGGTATACACCGAAGCGAGTCTGCAACGAACGATCCTTCTCACTTCTGGCTACATCCTCATCATCGATCGTTGCCAATCAAAGGATGGCAAGCCTCACACCTTCGATTGGGCGTATCACAACGTTGGCACTGAAACCATGACCAGCTCAGTGGAGATGAAGCCATACAGCTTCAGCACAACCAACGGCTATCAGCGGCTCCTGAACGTGATGCATGGCGAAACAGCGGCCGATATCGGCCTGCGCTTCGTCGCCGAACGCCAGCCATCAGCAGCCAACGGTGAATCAAACAGCACTCCCGCCACCTATGACTCCGCACCGCGGCATCCATCGACTGAGATAGCTCACGCACAACTCACATTGCAGATGCTCGGTGCCCCCGCAACCGAAGTCTTCACCGGCTCTGCTCCAAGCAGAGAGTCAGGATCTGTGCCTTTCGTGATTGCCCGCAGAGTCGGTACTTCCGTTACATTTGCCACGCTTCTGACCACATCAGGCCAGACATCATCCGCGGGCAATCCGGCGGCGAAGTTAAGAACGACAGCGGACGGAGGCTTCCAGATTGAGACTACACAGGGCACCGATTCCTTCTCCCCTGAGAGTTTCAAGTTTCTCCACACGTCCAGATAG
- a CDS encoding radical SAM protein codes for MHFALVTAPTITEFRTQEEIASRAVQQAALQPQLGILSVAAVLEAEGDCPHVFDVNAEYLRFATAVGTGRIDEFAHHLADTVVRANADVYGFSSICSTFPLSLRVARAIKEIRPYSTILFGGPQASVVDEKVIGSFPFVDFILRGEAEKSLPILLRELQGDYQFAQVPGLTFRDGQTVRRTPNAPVIEDLDSLPPPSYHLSSYLHGAKSASIELGRGCPFSCTFCSTNDFFRRRFRLRSPDRVLAEMRSIATTYGIRHFELVHDMFTVDRKRVVAFCEAMQASGEDFTWDCSARTDCIDEELLQQMSASGCRGLFFGIESGSVRMQRIIDKDLDPTRAQEMLRVSEQLGIRTTASLITGFPEEEWSDVRDTLKIYMQSARCSLSHPQINLLAPLAGTPLHTNHAHELVLEDHCSDMSHQGLGSSEQDLELIRAYPQIFPNFYMIPSPALDREILFELREFLGMSVEHFRWLLCAIAQVEDILKFHESWQAWRLSHCGPMTKSDLRRYYASHNCRSDFLEFVSTSFAHRNDVIMTLVQVQQALSLSSATDADAATPFAPSSSDKEPEAAYLAPGVTLLDLGFDLDALIRSLREGSPSHPECGRSYYATRISSGGGAKLVRISPFLSDALRVGMAGSDLDLQRYVARALQISDEEAVEGTTRALKSSLLQDRWIVAGTVTG; via the coding sequence ATGCACTTCGCACTTGTTACGGCACCCACGATCACTGAGTTTCGAACACAGGAAGAGATTGCGAGCAGGGCAGTGCAGCAGGCTGCTCTGCAGCCGCAACTTGGCATTCTGAGTGTTGCGGCGGTTCTTGAAGCAGAGGGCGATTGCCCTCACGTCTTTGACGTCAACGCAGAATACCTTCGCTTCGCCACTGCCGTGGGTACGGGCCGGATTGATGAGTTCGCTCATCATCTGGCCGACACAGTCGTGCGTGCCAACGCTGATGTCTACGGCTTCAGTTCGATCTGCAGCACATTCCCGCTGAGCCTGAGAGTCGCTCGTGCGATCAAAGAGATTCGTCCCTACTCGACCATCCTGTTTGGTGGCCCACAGGCTTCTGTTGTCGATGAGAAGGTCATTGGCAGCTTTCCATTCGTTGACTTCATTCTTCGCGGCGAAGCAGAAAAATCTCTTCCCATCCTGCTACGGGAACTGCAGGGTGATTATCAATTCGCACAAGTGCCCGGACTCACATTCCGCGACGGGCAAACAGTGCGGCGAACACCCAACGCGCCTGTTATCGAGGATCTGGACTCCCTGCCACCGCCGTCGTATCACCTCAGCAGCTATCTGCATGGTGCAAAATCCGCGTCGATTGAGCTTGGACGGGGATGCCCTTTCTCGTGCACATTTTGTTCCACGAATGATTTCTTTCGGAGACGCTTTCGGCTTCGGTCGCCAGATCGCGTGCTAGCAGAGATGCGTTCCATCGCTACGACCTACGGCATCCGTCACTTCGAACTTGTTCACGACATGTTCACAGTGGATCGAAAGCGGGTGGTCGCATTCTGCGAAGCGATGCAGGCTTCAGGAGAAGACTTTACGTGGGATTGCAGCGCGCGCACCGATTGCATTGATGAGGAACTGCTGCAGCAAATGAGTGCGAGCGGATGCCGCGGCCTCTTCTTCGGCATCGAATCCGGCTCAGTACGCATGCAGCGCATCATCGACAAGGATCTTGATCCGACCCGCGCGCAGGAGATGCTCAGGGTTAGCGAACAACTTGGGATTCGCACAACGGCCTCGCTCATCACCGGCTTTCCGGAAGAAGAGTGGAGCGATGTTCGAGACACGCTGAAGATCTATATGCAGTCGGCACGTTGTTCGCTGTCGCACCCACAGATCAACCTGCTCGCCCCGCTTGCGGGTACGCCACTTCATACCAATCACGCACACGAACTCGTACTCGAAGATCACTGCTCAGACATGTCCCATCAAGGACTCGGAAGCTCGGAGCAGGATCTCGAATTGATCCGGGCATATCCGCAAATCTTCCCCAATTTTTATATGATTCCGTCTCCCGCTCTCGATCGGGAAATCCTGTTTGAACTGCGCGAATTTCTGGGAATGTCCGTGGAGCATTTCCGTTGGTTGTTATGCGCAATCGCACAGGTGGAAGATATCTTGAAGTTCCACGAGTCATGGCAAGCGTGGCGTCTGTCACATTGTGGCCCCATGACAAAGTCTGATTTACGTCGCTACTACGCCAGCCACAACTGCCGCTCAGACTTCCTCGAATTCGTCAGTACATCCTTTGCGCACCGCAACGATGTGATCATGACGCTGGTGCAAGTGCAGCAAGCGCTGAGTCTCTCAAGCGCAACGGACGCAGATGCAGCCACGCCATTCGCCCCATCCTCATCCGACAAAGAGCCTGAAGCCGCGTACCTGGCACCAGGAGTTACGTTGCTTGACCTGGGCTTTGATCTGGATGCGTTGATTCGGAGTCTGAGGGAAGGTTCTCCATCGCATCCTGAGTGCGGCCGCTCTTACTACGCGACTCGAATAAGCTCCGGGGGCGGCGCCAAATTGGTGCGCATATCGCCGTTTCTTTCCGATGCCCTTCGCGTGGGAATGGCAGGCAGCGATCTCGACTTGCAGCGCTATGTCGCAAGGGCACTCCAAATCTCAGATGAAGAAGCGGTTGAAGGCACCACGCGGGCGCTGAAGAGTTCCTTACTGCAGGATCGATGGATCGTAGCCGGCACCGTCACTGGCTGA